Proteins encoded by one window of Desulfomonilia bacterium:
- the trpS gene encoding tryptophan--tRNA ligase, whose protein sequence is MDKPRIVSGVRPTGPLHLGHYLGALKNWVSLQDDYRCLYFIADWHALTTAYKDPSIITESTEDMVLSWLGVGIDPEKSIIFRQSDIKAHAEFFLLLSMITPVSWLERNPTYKELKEELKEKDLGTIGFLGYPVLQAADIVIYHADKVPIGEDQLPHLELTREIVRRFNYIYGEGLLKEPQPILTAAPRVPGLDGRKMSKSFNNAIFINDSGMELKEKVMQMLTDIKRMRKKDPGEPKDCNLFPFHEFFTDESKHDEIKEGCRNATWGCVDCKKLLIANIEAEMSPVWDRIEYFKGHKQQVQNILHEGASKARALSAITIEKVREAMKVA, encoded by the coding sequence ATGGACAAACCAAGGATAGTTTCCGGAGTCAGACCGACAGGCCCTCTTCATCTGGGGCACTATCTGGGTGCGCTCAAGAACTGGGTGTCCCTGCAGGACGACTACCGCTGCCTGTATTTCATAGCGGACTGGCACGCGCTCACGACCGCATACAAAGACCCATCCATAATAACCGAAAGCACGGAAGATATGGTGCTTTCCTGGCTTGGCGTTGGAATTGACCCGGAAAAGAGCATTATATTCAGGCAGTCGGATATCAAGGCGCATGCAGAATTTTTTCTGCTCCTTTCCATGATCACTCCTGTAAGCTGGCTGGAAAGAAACCCGACCTACAAGGAGCTCAAAGAGGAACTCAAGGAAAAAGACCTGGGCACAATAGGATTTCTCGGCTATCCCGTGCTTCAGGCGGCTGACATCGTGATTTATCACGCCGATAAAGTGCCCATAGGAGAAGATCAGCTCCCCCATCTGGAACTGACAAGGGAGATCGTGAGGCGCTTCAACTATATCTATGGTGAGGGGCTACTGAAGGAGCCGCAGCCGATTCTAACGGCAGCGCCCAGGGTGCCGGGTCTTGACGGTAGAAAGATGTCGAAATCATTCAACAATGCAATCTTCATCAACGACTCTGGTATGGAGCTGAAGGAAAAGGTCATGCAGATGTTGACAGATATCAAGCGCATGAGAAAAAAAGACCCTGGCGAACCAAAAGACTGCAATCTTTTCCCGTTTCATGAATTTTTCACCGATGAATCAAAACACGACGAGATAAAGGAGGGCTGCAGAAACGCCACATGGGGATGCGTCGACTGCAAGAAGCTCTTGATCGCGAACATCGAGGCTGAGATGTCGCCAGTCTGGGACAGAATAGAATATTTCAAGGGCCACAAACAGCAGGTGCAGAATATCCTTCACGAAGGCGCTTCCAAGGCAAGGGCCCTTTCTGCAATTACGATAGAAAAAGTCAGGGAGGCGATGAAGGTAGCCTGA
- a CDS encoding ScpA family protein, protein MDLISSSDRTDFILHLERFEGPLDLLLYLIEKNKFSIEELEVCPIVDQYIEHIKRLRSLNIELAGEFLEMASYLIWLKSCILLPVFREDGSEEINPAQQLKEMLLAYMAIKQSAGLLAERPQLFRDRFPRGVASEERGLPRLGLAALLQAIDSIKERTRHYIMKVDVRRYHIRDMMARITAMLTKKEKIDLMEAVQTKEKAEIISLFMAALELSKASLAKTAQSGLFSRIFVIRKSGAA, encoded by the coding sequence ATGGACCTTATTTCAAGTTCAGACCGCACGGATTTCATCCTGCACCTGGAAAGATTCGAGGGTCCGCTCGACCTTTTGCTCTACCTTATAGAAAAAAACAAATTCAGCATAGAGGAGCTTGAAGTCTGCCCGATAGTTGACCAGTACATCGAGCACATCAAACGCCTAAGGTCATTGAATATTGAACTTGCAGGTGAATTCCTCGAAATGGCCTCATACCTGATATGGCTCAAGTCATGCATTCTTCTTCCCGTATTCAGGGAAGACGGCTCAGAGGAGATTAACCCCGCCCAGCAGCTCAAAGAGATGCTGCTGGCCTACATGGCGATCAAGCAATCGGCCGGTCTCCTGGCCGAACGCCCGCAACTTTTCAGAGACAGGTTCCCAAGGGGCGTTGCCAGCGAGGAAAGAGGCTTGCCCAGGCTTGGACTCGCGGCACTGCTTCAGGCAATAGACTCAATCAAGGAACGCACCAGGCATTACATAATGAAAGTAGATGTCCGCAGGTATCATATAAGAGACATGATGGCCAGGATTACAGCGATGCTGACAAAAAAGGAAAAAATCGATCTAATGGAAGCGGTCCAGACAAAGGAAAAGGCTGAAATAATATCTCTGTTCATGGCAGCGCTGGAACTTTCAAAGGCATCGTTGGCAAAAACTGCCCAGAGCGGGCTTTTTTCAAGGATATTCGTCATAAGAAAAAGCGGGGCTGCATAA
- the scpB gene encoding SMC-Scp complex subunit ScpB codes for MAIEERGIVEAIIFSSDSALGLKDIQKAMPDMTTDKLDEIVSELNSIYDETGRSFRILKAANGYMFVSLEVFSPYIKAMLSPRRLSQAAFEVLAVIAYKGPCTKMIIDGVRGVDSTSTLKNLLKAELIDVRPGKPMKYVTTNHFLEVFGLNSLKDLPDMSQFEEVFAETAGRMDEVQHEQLDLIQDDAAIKSMKTADNPDEANRTG; via the coding sequence ATGGCAATTGAAGAAAGAGGGATTGTTGAGGCTATAATTTTTTCATCGGACAGCGCACTGGGACTAAAAGACATCCAGAAGGCAATGCCGGACATGACCACCGACAAGCTGGATGAAATTGTATCCGAATTGAACAGCATATACGACGAGACAGGAAGGTCTTTCAGAATCCTCAAGGCGGCTAACGGCTACATGTTCGTATCCCTTGAAGTCTTTTCACCATACATCAAGGCCATGCTTTCGCCCAGAAGGCTGTCGCAAGCGGCGTTCGAGGTGCTTGCCGTTATCGCGTACAAAGGCCCCTGCACAAAAATGATCATTGACGGGGTACGCGGAGTCGATTCGACATCCACTTTGAAAAATCTGCTCAAGGCGGAGCTGATAGACGTAAGACCTGGAAAACCAATGAAATATGTTACGACCAATCATTTCCTTGAGGTGTTCGGTCTCAATTCTCTCAAGGACCTGCCGGATATGAGCCAGTTCGAGGAGGTTTTTGCGGAAACCGCAGGCAGGATGGATGAGGTTCAACACGAACAGCTTGATCTGATCCAGGATGATGCCGCCATAAAAAGCATGAAAACAGCAGACAATCCCGATGAAGCAAACCGGACGGGATAA
- a CDS encoding MFS transporter, whose product MEQSNSVVSSYRWVVLAVYMLVTGASQIMWMTFAPVARDAAAIYTNGNIDLIDLLAVFAMLAWLPFAIPAAWCIDNLGLRKGAGIGVLLIGICGFLRIFAPNYTWLLVCMAGCAIAQPFILNAFTKLASNWFPQNEEALASGLLTMSMFVGFTTVMFATDFILAHYRDMGAVKQGMDAILYIYGILALLSMVLFIFFFREKPEIPPNAIAAEKKVTMTVGLKALFKNRDYLLLLVLFFIGLGAFNAILTKIDCIFKDRPLDIDTALAPGIVGGLLVIGGIFGAVILAALSDKYHKRKMFLVLSAGLAVPLTILLQYSSSIVVLGACGFVFGFFLVAALPVGLTYAVEKTHPVPEATSNGILMLSGQISGLPIVIFFGMKLITILFIAAFICSLMMKEINADNTP is encoded by the coding sequence ATGGAACAATCCAATTCAGTCGTGTCTTCATATCGCTGGGTTGTGCTGGCGGTATACATGCTTGTGACAGGGGCATCGCAAATCATGTGGATGACTTTTGCGCCTGTGGCAAGGGATGCAGCGGCAATCTATACAAACGGAAACATCGATCTGATTGACCTTCTTGCCGTCTTTGCAATGCTGGCATGGCTGCCTTTCGCCATTCCGGCTGCATGGTGCATCGACAACCTTGGATTAAGGAAAGGTGCAGGCATCGGCGTGTTGCTTATCGGTATTTGCGGGTTTTTAAGGATATTCGCCCCTAATTATACATGGCTCCTTGTTTGTATGGCCGGATGCGCAATAGCGCAGCCCTTCATTCTGAATGCCTTTACCAAACTGGCTTCGAACTGGTTCCCCCAAAATGAAGAGGCGCTTGCTTCAGGCTTATTGACCATGTCCATGTTTGTCGGATTCACCACAGTCATGTTTGCTACCGATTTCATCCTTGCACATTACCGGGATATGGGCGCCGTCAAACAGGGTATGGATGCCATCCTTTATATTTATGGGATCCTGGCCCTCTTATCCATGGTCTTGTTTATCTTCTTTTTCAGGGAAAAGCCGGAGATACCGCCGAACGCTATCGCCGCGGAGAAAAAAGTCACCATGACAGTGGGACTGAAGGCCCTGTTTAAAAACAGGGATTACCTGCTCCTGCTCGTTCTATTCTTCATAGGTCTCGGCGCATTCAATGCCATACTGACAAAGATAGACTGCATATTCAAAGACCGGCCTCTGGATATAGATACCGCGCTTGCTCCCGGTATAGTAGGAGGATTGCTTGTAATCGGAGGAATATTCGGTGCGGTTATTCTTGCAGCATTATCCGACAAATACCACAAGAGAAAGATGTTCCTGGTTTTATCTGCGGGACTGGCCGTACCGCTGACAATATTGCTTCAGTATTCATCTTCCATAGTGGTATTGGGAGCCTGCGGTTTCGTGTTCGGGTTCTTTCTTGTGGCGGCGCTGCCTGTAGGGCTTACATATGCGGTAGAGAAAACACACCCCGTCCCGGAAGCCACATCCAACGGCATTCTGATGCTGAGCGGTCAGATCAGCGGCCTTCCCATCGTCATATTTTTTGGCATGAAGCTTATAACCATACTTTTTATCGCTGCATTCATATGTTCCCTGATGATGAAGGAGATTAATGCTGACAATACTCCGTGA
- a CDS encoding 4Fe-4S binding protein, which produces MISRKTKYALEFKNLLLPIFVIIIFSLIGIAVFLYKQRLIYFFLFAGIGLIAGACGSLTILFPEKKQAFRRTTQVLVGGGLFLGLSLRVNVNFQFSEVIFDIFALVATGAIIQFVIARLIMPFIIGNAFCSWVCWDGAIFELAENVIPKSKNNRKRSVVTAFSYLAVAVIIAGGVSLYGNPALNESKRFWWIVGENAFILSLGIILSVFLGRRAYCRMLCPFLSVSGLISKYSIFKIKPVNAEKCTGCNRCSKACPMLIDVSGFVKNGKSVNSRSCIICEQCVSSCENNCLKLVPGLPWK; this is translated from the coding sequence ATGATATCAAGGAAAACAAAGTACGCGCTGGAATTCAAAAATCTACTGCTTCCGATATTCGTGATTATTATTTTTTCATTGATCGGAATTGCAGTATTTTTATACAAACAAAGGCTGATATATTTTTTCCTTTTCGCCGGGATCGGCTTGATAGCAGGAGCTTGCGGAAGTCTAACAATTCTTTTTCCCGAAAAGAAACAGGCCTTTCGCAGAACAACACAAGTCCTTGTAGGCGGCGGATTGTTCCTGGGGCTGTCTCTTCGAGTCAATGTCAACTTCCAGTTTTCGGAGGTTATTTTCGACATTTTCGCTCTTGTTGCAACAGGCGCGATCATTCAATTTGTCATAGCAAGACTCATCATGCCTTTTATCATAGGCAATGCGTTTTGTTCTTGGGTGTGCTGGGACGGTGCGATATTCGAACTGGCGGAGAATGTCATACCGAAATCAAAAAACAATAGAAAAAGATCGGTTGTAACAGCATTCTCATATCTTGCTGTCGCTGTAATAATAGCCGGCGGCGTTTCATTATACGGGAATCCGGCATTGAATGAGAGCAAAAGGTTCTGGTGGATAGTAGGAGAGAACGCTTTCATTTTAAGCCTCGGAATTATCCTGTCGGTCTTTCTGGGCCGCCGTGCCTATTGCAGGATGCTGTGCCCGTTTCTGTCGGTGTCCGGGCTTATATCGAAATATTCGATCTTTAAAATCAAGCCGGTAAATGCTGAAAAATGTACAGGCTGCAACAGGTGCAGCAAAGCGTGTCCCATGCTTATAGATGTAAGTGGTTTTGTAAAGAACGGAAAAAGCGTCAACAGCAGGAGCTGCATAATCTGCGAACAATGCGTCAGCTCATGCGAGAACAATTGTCTGAAGCTGGTTCCGGGTCTGCCGTGGAAGTAA
- a CDS encoding MBL fold metallo-hydrolase — protein MEKIRHQKIFYILLATLFGCINFMAVYAFAGKKTPDSNNAQEHYTMNGFRNIYENPEHGFTSLLRWKLGLGPDEPPAISNSLMSPYVPDIAVPDYQKIYHPDPGKIQITWIGHSTFLIQVEGINILTDPIFNGSSSPFAGIGPRRQSPPGIPFDRLPPIDAVFQSHNHYDHLDLYTVKKLGNKPVYFVPLKLGKWFKEQNITNYVEMDWWETSMYGGIRIVSVPVQHFSGRSMSDRNKTLWAGWVLETSHGKIFFAGDTGYSHHFREISDKLGKMRIALLPIGAYQPRWLMKAVHMDPPEALLAHRDLQAEKSVAMHWGTFKLTDEPLNEPPVYLKKIMKEAGVSDDSFLVMNFGETRVF, from the coding sequence ATGGAAAAAATCAGACACCAGAAAATTTTTTACATCCTGCTTGCGACGCTTTTCGGCTGCATCAACTTCATGGCTGTTTATGCTTTTGCCGGGAAGAAAACCCCGGACAGTAATAATGCACAGGAGCACTATACAATGAACGGGTTTCGCAATATTTACGAAAACCCGGAACATGGTTTCACAAGTCTTCTGCGATGGAAACTGGGGCTGGGGCCGGATGAACCGCCCGCCATTTCTAATAGCCTGATGTCACCCTATGTGCCTGATATAGCTGTTCCCGATTATCAGAAGATATATCATCCTGATCCCGGCAAAATCCAGATTACCTGGATAGGCCATTCAACGTTTTTAATCCAGGTTGAAGGAATCAATATCCTTACAGACCCGATTTTCAACGGCAGTTCATCACCTTTTGCCGGCATAGGTCCCAGGCGGCAAAGCCCCCCCGGCATTCCCTTTGACCGCCTGCCGCCGATCGACGCCGTTTTTCAGAGCCACAACCACTATGACCATCTTGATTTGTACACTGTCAAAAAGCTGGGCAACAAGCCTGTATATTTTGTTCCCCTTAAGCTCGGGAAGTGGTTCAAAGAACAGAATATTACTAACTATGTGGAGATGGACTGGTGGGAAACATCTATGTATGGTGGCATCCGCATCGTGTCGGTTCCGGTTCAGCATTTTTCAGGGCGATCCATGAGTGACAGAAATAAAACTCTCTGGGCAGGATGGGTACTGGAAACAAGCCATGGGAAAATATTCTTTGCAGGTGATACGGGCTACTCGCATCATTTCAGGGAGATCAGTGATAAGCTGGGAAAGATGCGTATTGCGCTTTTGCCCATAGGGGCATACCAGCCTCGCTGGCTCATGAAGGCAGTTCATATGGATCCACCGGAGGCATTGCTGGCTCACAGGGATCTTCAGGCGGAAAAGTCCGTTGCCATGCATTGGGGAACATTCAAGCTCACCGATGAGCCGCTGAATGAACCGCCTGTTTATTTAAAAAAAATCATGAAAGAGGCAGGGGTGAGCGATGACTCCTTTCTGGTTATGAATTTCGGAGAAACAAGGGTTTTTTAA
- a CDS encoding MogA/MoaB family molybdenum cofactor biosynthesis protein, whose product MKAGILTLSDKGSRGDREDLSGVVIRGMLEGLGIEVDTYEIIPDDALLISSKLKEWSDSKGLNLIMTTGGTGLSPRDVTPEATLAVIDKRVPGMEEAMRMESLKKTPNAMISRAVAGIRGRTLIINLPGSPKAVRENLEVILPALPHALSKLDGDMSDCAG is encoded by the coding sequence GTGAAGGCCGGCATACTTACATTGAGTGACAAGGGATCCAGGGGAGACCGCGAGGATTTAAGCGGAGTGGTCATCAGAGGGATGCTTGAAGGTCTGGGGATTGAGGTTGACACATATGAGATTATTCCCGATGATGCCCTCCTTATTTCATCAAAGCTTAAGGAATGGAGTGATTCCAAAGGATTGAACCTGATTATGACAACAGGCGGGACAGGCCTTTCTCCAAGGGACGTCACGCCTGAGGCAACGCTGGCTGTAATTGATAAAAGGGTTCCGGGCATGGAAGAGGCCATGAGGATGGAAAGCCTGAAAAAAACACCCAATGCCATGATATCAAGGGCTGTTGCAGGGATTCGGGGAAGGACGCTCATCATCAATCTGCCGGGAAGCCCGAAAGCGGTTAGAGAGAATCTGGAGGTAATTCTCCCTGCCCTGCCGCATGCGCTCTCCAAGCTGGACGGCGATATGAGCGATTGTGCCGGCTAG
- the fusA gene encoding elongation factor G — translation MRRFGTESLRDIILVSHSGSGKTSLGEAMLFNAKATTRLGKVLEGNSVLDFEPEEQKRQSSVFSALHNFKWKNKGVMLLDTPGDANFSSEAILGLKSADNAIFVIDAVDSIKPHSENLWQLAKKEGLACACFVNKMDRERADFDQVLSDIREMFETKPLPLTIPIGKEEGFQGIVDVLKKKAYIFEKNGSGNFKETEVPADMTDILEETYSKVIEDLAEVDDTLMEKYLEGGELSATELSGALNNGVAQGVFLPVFAGSALLNMGVQMLMDFIINSMLSPKDRKPLVLKSADGKTREVKAEESEPFVGYVFKTMSDPYTGKLSIIKCLSGTLGPDSQLNNPNRGIKERIGSIVAIEGKTQKPLEQVGPGDLFAVAKLKETKTGDTLISDNSDMMLPSPEFPEAIMNMAISPKTKGDEDKIMPGLQKLMEEDPVLKVIRDEQTGEFKLYGLGQIHIELTVDRLKRRYNVEVELKTPKVPYKETITATARVQGKYKKQTGGHGQYGDVWIEVVPLERGAGFEFVNAIVGGVIPRNYIPAVEKGLIEAIKEGPLSGNPVVDLKISAVDGSYHEVDSSEMAFKIAASMAFKKAMESCKPILLEPIMKIAIVVPEDCMGDVMGDLNSRRGKIEGMNAKGKYQEIKASVPLAEVLMYASDLTSMTSARGSYSMSFSHYEPVPFNIQEKVVAEAKAAREAKEK, via the coding sequence ATGAGAAGATTTGGTACGGAAAGTTTAAGAGATATAATTCTGGTCTCCCATTCGGGATCAGGAAAGACATCGCTCGGAGAGGCAATGCTGTTCAATGCCAAGGCGACCACCAGGCTCGGCAAGGTGCTGGAAGGGAATTCGGTCCTGGATTTCGAGCCCGAAGAGCAGAAAAGGCAGTCTTCGGTGTTCAGCGCGCTGCATAATTTCAAATGGAAGAACAAAGGTGTGATGCTCCTTGATACGCCGGGTGATGCGAACTTCTCATCGGAAGCTATTCTTGGCCTTAAATCGGCGGATAATGCGATTTTTGTAATCGATGCGGTCGATTCAATCAAACCGCACTCTGAAAACCTCTGGCAGCTTGCAAAAAAAGAAGGCCTTGCCTGTGCATGCTTTGTGAACAAGATGGACCGGGAACGAGCGGACTTCGATCAGGTGCTTTCTGACATTCGTGAGATGTTCGAAACGAAACCTCTTCCTCTGACAATCCCTATCGGCAAGGAAGAAGGCTTTCAGGGCATAGTGGACGTACTCAAAAAGAAGGCATACATTTTCGAGAAAAACGGCAGCGGGAACTTCAAGGAAACCGAAGTACCTGCGGATATGACGGATATACTTGAAGAAACATATTCCAAGGTAATCGAAGACCTCGCCGAAGTTGATGATACTCTCATGGAGAAATACCTTGAAGGCGGTGAATTGAGCGCGACAGAGCTTTCTGGTGCTCTTAACAACGGTGTTGCACAGGGTGTTTTCCTGCCCGTTTTTGCTGGTTCCGCACTTTTGAATATGGGCGTCCAGATGCTTATGGATTTTATTATAAACTCGATGCTCAGCCCGAAAGACAGGAAACCCCTGGTTCTTAAATCAGCAGACGGAAAAACCAGAGAAGTGAAGGCCGAGGAAAGCGAACCGTTTGTCGGTTATGTGTTCAAGACAATGAGCGATCCCTACACCGGCAAATTGAGCATAATCAAGTGCCTCTCTGGAACACTTGGGCCTGACTCACAGCTTAACAATCCCAACCGCGGCATAAAGGAGCGGATCGGTTCGATTGTGGCCATCGAAGGAAAAACACAGAAACCGCTCGAGCAGGTTGGCCCCGGAGACCTGTTTGCAGTAGCAAAACTCAAGGAAACGAAAACCGGCGATACGCTTATAAGTGATAATTCCGATATGATGCTTCCAAGTCCGGAGTTCCCTGAAGCCATCATGAACATGGCCATATCGCCAAAAACAAAAGGCGATGAAGACAAAATTATGCCCGGTCTTCAGAAACTCATGGAGGAAGACCCGGTTCTCAAGGTTATACGTGACGAACAGACCGGCGAATTCAAACTTTACGGCCTTGGTCAGATTCACATCGAGCTTACTGTTGACAGGCTGAAGCGCCGTTATAATGTCGAAGTTGAGCTTAAGACACCCAAGGTCCCATATAAGGAAACGATTACCGCGACAGCAAGGGTTCAGGGCAAGTACAAGAAGCAGACCGGAGGTCACGGCCAGTATGGAGATGTGTGGATTGAAGTTGTTCCGCTGGAACGCGGTGCCGGTTTCGAGTTTGTTAACGCAATCGTCGGCGGGGTTATCCCCAGGAATTATATTCCGGCAGTGGAAAAGGGATTGATTGAAGCAATAAAAGAGGGGCCGCTTTCCGGAAATCCCGTTGTTGACCTCAAGATAAGCGCGGTAGACGGTTCATACCACGAGGTGGACTCGTCCGAAATGGCATTCAAGATTGCTGCATCAATGGCATTCAAGAAGGCGATGGAGAGCTGTAAGCCGATACTGCTCGAGCCCATAATGAAAATCGCTATAGTGGTGCCTGAAGACTGTATGGGTGATGTTATGGGAGATCTCAACAGCCGCAGGGGAAAGATCGAAGGCATGAACGCCAAAGGAAAGTACCAGGAGATCAAGGCTAGCGTGCCTCTTGCCGAAGTCCTCATGTATGCGTCCGACCTTACCTCAATGACATCAGCCCGCGGGTCTTATTCGATGAGCTTTTCACACTATGAACCCGTACCTTTCAATATCCAGGAAAAGGTCGTGGCCGAGGCGAAGGCGGCCAGAGAGGCAAAAGAGAAATAA
- a CDS encoding metallophosphoesterase family protein — protein MRKFAIGDIHGCLDKLEDLLKKIDPKPHDSLIFLGDYIDRGENTKGVIDALIKLSSHCRCIFLRGNHEDMLIEYMTFGRNRSMFRSNGGEMTVLSYTGKKTASGKVLAENLPEDHKDFMTKLKWIHEDDRYIYVHAGIKPGIPLKMQDAMDLIWIRGEFHETPTGLDKKIIFGHCPFTQPFVRDDKIGIDTGAVYGRNLTAIELPSERFIFSFS, from the coding sequence ATGAGAAAATTTGCCATTGGTGACATACACGGCTGCCTTGACAAGCTTGAGGATCTGCTCAAGAAAATCGACCCGAAACCTCACGACAGCCTGATCTTTCTGGGCGATTATATCGACAGGGGAGAAAACACGAAAGGCGTAATAGATGCCTTGATAAAGCTCTCTTCTCATTGCAGATGCATTTTTTTAAGGGGCAACCACGAAGACATGCTCATCGAATACATGACATTCGGCAGAAACCGCAGCATGTTCCGTTCAAACGGCGGCGAAATGACGGTGCTTTCCTATACCGGAAAGAAAACCGCGTCCGGTAAGGTACTGGCGGAGAATCTGCCTGAAGATCACAAAGACTTCATGACAAAACTGAAATGGATCCATGAAGACGACAGATACATCTATGTACATGCGGGAATAAAACCCGGCATACCGCTCAAGATGCAGGATGCGATGGACCTGATATGGATAAGGGGGGAATTTCACGAAACACCGACCGGTCTTGACAAAAAAATCATCTTCGGCCATTGCCCGTTTACCCAACCTTTTGTTAGAGACGATAAGATAGGCATAGATACAGGGGCGGTCTATGGAAGAAACCTTACTGCAATAGAGTTGCCTTCCGAGCGCTTTATATTTTCCTTTTCCTGA
- a CDS encoding DnaJ domain-containing protein translates to MSINYYEILGVNKNASADEIKKAYRRMALRLHPDTNPDNPDTEEEFKLLTEAYGVLIDPSKRRLYDISRTAGFDRQHVYDDIFTNTAFSKVLTDLPIPPEWIERMLHVGKIVAYEAIIRGGRPRDIIGRSLVRLAADSAGTFFHNVMDIHRDFSVSEQLAKTGGEMTFSYRPGLTQKRLNITVPAGSTNGTVLRLKGMGRKGLGGAAGDLYLKIVISGE, encoded by the coding sequence ATGTCAATAAATTACTATGAAATCCTTGGCGTAAATAAAAATGCCTCTGCGGATGAGATAAAAAAAGCCTACAGGAGAATGGCGCTCAGGCTTCACCCTGACACCAACCCGGACAACCCGGATACCGAGGAAGAATTCAAACTCCTGACAGAAGCTTACGGAGTCCTCATAGATCCTTCAAAGAGAAGGCTGTACGATATATCGCGTACCGCAGGCTTCGACCGGCAGCATGTGTACGATGATATCTTCACCAACACTGCTTTCAGCAAGGTGCTTACAGATCTGCCCATACCACCGGAATGGATAGAGCGCATGCTGCATGTCGGCAAAATTGTCGCATATGAGGCAATAATACGGGGCGGCAGGCCCCGGGATATAATAGGAAGGAGCCTGGTAAGGCTGGCGGCCGACAGCGCCGGGACATTTTTTCACAACGTTATGGATATCCACAGGGATTTTTCGGTCTCTGAACAACTTGCGAAAACTGGCGGAGAAATGACTTTTTCATATCGTCCGGGGTTAACACAAAAAAGGCTTAACATCACCGTTCCTGCAGGCAGCACGAACGGAACAGTCCTGCGTCTTAAAGGCATGGGAAGGAAAGGTCTTGGCGGAGCAGCCGGAGACCTCTATTTGAAGATAGTCATCTCGGGAGAATAG
- a CDS encoding diguanylate cyclase, translating into MEQSIYKSTKIIVVDDEVETLNLISDYLSDKGMDISVAETGEKAVELIREHAYNIAILDLYLTDTTGIELLREIKEYHPKIQAIMITGYGSIHDAVECMKMGAADFITKPLHLDHLHLTINKLLENARLLEEAEMANYYRMLSHTDELTGLFNLRHLLPTLKKEVDRHIRYDHTLTVAMLDIDNFKRYNDTHGHEAGNKLLVGLAEALRHNTRNCDILTRYGGEEFVIVFPETNPEESSMVAQRICRSLESTLGITITVGLACLPKDTMNGDELIKMADKALYWGKSNGKNRIVVYSPEMTIFK; encoded by the coding sequence ATGGAACAGAGCATCTACAAAAGTACAAAGATAATTGTTGTTGATGACGAGGTTGAGACTTTAAACCTTATAAGCGATTATCTGAGTGATAAAGGCATGGATATATCGGTTGCGGAAACCGGAGAGAAGGCCGTTGAACTTATCAGGGAGCATGCCTACAATATCGCCATACTTGATCTTTATCTGACCGACACCACAGGGATTGAACTGCTGCGTGAAATCAAGGAATACCATCCCAAAATTCAGGCAATAATGATAACCGGTTACGGATCGATTCATGATGCGGTGGAATGCATGAAAATGGGTGCTGCTGACTTTATTACAAAACCGCTACATCTTGATCATCTGCACCTGACAATCAACAAACTGCTTGAAAATGCAAGGCTTCTCGAAGAGGCCGAAATGGCAAATTATTACAGGATGCTTTCTCATACGGACGAACTCACCGGCCTGTTTAATCTGAGGCATCTTCTGCCGACGCTTAAAAAAGAGGTGGACAGGCACATCAGGTATGATCATACCCTGACCGTTGCAATGCTCGATATAGATAATTTCAAGAGATACAATGATACACACGGCCATGAGGCAGGCAACAAGCTGCTGGTCGGCCTTGCAGAGGCGCTGAGACACAACACACGAAACTGCGATATTCTGACCAGGTACGGCGGTGAGGAATTCGTTATAGTCTTTCCTGAAACCAACCCCGAAGAATCAAGCATGGTAGCACAGAGAATCTGCAGATCTCTTGAGTCCACGCTGGGCATTACCATCACTGTAGGTCTGGCCTGTCTGCCCAAGGATACGATGAACGGTGATGAGCTTATAAAAATGGCTGACAAAGCATTGTACTGGGGAAAATCAAACGGCAAGAACCGTATTGTGGTCTATTCTCCCGAGATGACTATCTTCAAATAG